From one Mobula hypostoma chromosome 28, sMobHyp1.1, whole genome shotgun sequence genomic stretch:
- the LOC134338703 gene encoding gastrula zinc finger protein XlCGF57.1-like codes for MSEFTLGYICSEPGTGVTCSSHLQTNQLVHTVERPFTCSDCGKRFTQSSHLLTHQLVHTGEKPFTCLDCGKGFTRSSQLKVHQRVHTGERPFTCLECGKGFSRSSDLLAHQSVHTGERPFTCSVCGKGFPRSFQLKVHQRVHTGERPFKCSECGKGFTQLAHLQTHQRVHTGERPFTCSVCGKAFTQLSSLQTHQSVHTGERPFTCSDCGKGFTQLSHLQTHQSVHTGKKPFTCSDCGKGFPRSFQLKLHQRVHTGERPFTCSDCGKGFTQSSHLLAHQSVHTGEWPFTCSICGKGFTQSSHLLAHQSVHTGEKPFACSDCGKGFTRSFQLKVHQRIHTGERPFTCSDCGKRFSRSSHLLAHQSVHTGEKSFICSDCGKGFTRSSQLKEHQRVHTGERPFTCLDCGKGFPRSFQLKVHQRFHTGERPFTCSECGKGFIQSSHLQTHQRVHIGERPFICSMCGKGFTHSSHLQTHQCVHSGEKPFIYPECGKGFTCSSHLLTHQQVHTGERPFACSDWEGISSVISTEGTSASSHWGEAVHLL; via the coding sequence ATGAGCGAGTTCACATTGGGATACATCTGCTCTGAACCTGGGACGGGAGTTACGTGTTCATCCCATCTGCAGACAAACCAGTTAGTTCACACtgtggagaggccattcacctgctcagactgtgggaagaggttcactcagtcatcccacctactgACGCACCagttagttcacactggggagaagccgttcacctgtttagactgtgggaaaggattcactcggtcatctcaactgaaggtacatcagcgagttcacacaggagagagaccattcacctgcttagaatgtgggaagggattctctcGGTCGTCTGACCTACTAGCACATCAGtcggttcacactggggagaggccgttcacctgctcggtctgtgggaagggatttcctcggtcatttcaactgaaggtacatcagcgggttcacactggggagaggccgttcaaatgttctgaatgtgggaagggattcactcagttagcCCACCTACAgacacatcagcgagttcacacgggagagagaccattcacctgttCCGTGTGTGGAAAGGCATTCACTCAGTTATCAAGCCTCCAGAcgcaccagtcagttcacactggggagaggccattcacctgctcagactgtgggaagggattcactcagttatcccaCCTACAGACacatcagtcagttcacactgggaagaaaccattcacctgctcagactgtgggaagggatttcctcggtcatttcaactgaagctacatcagcgggttcacactggggagaggccattcacttgctcagactgtgggaagggattcactcagtcatcccacttgctggcacaccagtcagttcacactggggaatggccattcacctgttccatatgtgggaagggattcactcagtcatcccacttactagcacaccagtcagttcacactggggagaaaccatttgcctgctcagactgtgggaagggattcactcgatcatttcaactgaaggtacatcagcgaattcataccggggagaggccgtttacctgctcagactgtgggaagagattctctcGGTCTTCCCACCTACTGgctcaccagtcagttcacactggggagaagtcatttatctgctcagactgtgggaagggattcactcggtcttctcaactgaaggaacatcagcgagttcatactggggagaggccgtttacctgcttagactgtgggaagggatttcctCGATCATTTCAACTGAAGGTTCATCAGCGGTTTCACACTGGGgaaaggccattcacctgctctgaatgtgggaagggattcattcagtcatctcacttacagacacaccagcgagttcacataGGAGAGAGACCGTTCATCTGTTccatgtgtgggaagggatttactcacTCATCCCACCTACAAACACACCAGTGTGTTCACagtggggagaagccgttcatctacccagaatgtgggaagggattcacttgctcatctcacctactgacacaccagcaggttcacactggggagaggccgttcgcCTGCTCAGACTGGGAAGGGATTTCCTCAgtcatttcaactgaaggtacatcagcgagttcacactggggagaagccgttcacctgctctga